One Ranitomeya variabilis isolate aRanVar5 chromosome 4, aRanVar5.hap1, whole genome shotgun sequence genomic window, TTTGCCCAAAAAAGCCGGCAAGCTATTTTGTGATTTCTGTGGGATTCAAGAGCTTGGCTTGGAAACACTTAATCTGTCATTGTCAATCGCTCTACTTAGAGTCCATAAAAACGTCACCTATAGAAGTCCTTGAATTTAAGTAGTAAAAATCCAACTCAACAGGTGGATTCTTTCAGATGAGGTAGTAGAAGTTGGGCACAGGACCTGGTGATAGGTTGTCCTTCTTCTGTAGTGTCAAGTAGGCAAAAACATAGGGTGAACGGATCATTCAGATAACAGGAGCAACTTCTGGTAAGATACTGATGTCAAGGGCCCGCAGAGTGGGGGACACATAGTTTCACAGGAGCATTAGAAGATTATTCtatatctaagggtaccgtcacacagtgccattttcatcgctacgacggcacgattcatgacgttctagcgatatcgttacgatatcgttgtgtctgacacgctactgcgatccggatccccgctgagaatcgtacgtcgtagcagatcgtttgaaactttctttcgtcgtctagtgtcccgctgtggcggcatgattgcatcgtgtgacacaggttgtatacgatgtgcgcacagtaaccaatggcttctacatcgcaaatacgtcatgaaattatcactccagcgccgtgtattgcaaagtgtgaccgcagtctacgacgctggagcgataatcatacgacgctgcaacgtcacgaatcgtgccgtcgtagcgatgaaaatggcactgtgtgacggtaccctaagaattgTAGCTATACTATGGCTGTATTTGTGCTCCCTTTCCTTTTCGGTTTTCCCTCCCTATTCTTTCCCGTAATGGTACTTATCAGTTGAGAGTCAATGTTGTCTCAGCTGTGGTCCTCCACGACCAAGTTTTGGAAGATTCTGTTATTCGCGGAGGAAGAAGCATCTTTACCCTGATTGGTGAACTAGTGCTAGTGGCGGGAATATTTCTGCATAAAAGGCCCAGTTTTGCCAAAGTCCGGGGTGGTCCGTGCACAGCAAGTCACCAGTATCCTGCCGGCCCACCTTTTTTGTTGTGATGCCCATTATTTAGCTAAGGCTGGAAGGACTTGGTCCATTTTTGATCGTTACAGTTGATTATTTATTTGATTACTGACTGATGAATTTACTCTATGGTTTTTAATATTTATTGACttattaatttatgttttaagcaaCCTTTAATAAACATTGTGAGCCTTTTCTTTATCCAAACTAACCTTGTCTAGTCTTTTTTTCATtaatatgttaaagggaatctgtcaccaggtttttgttacttAATCTTatagcagcataatgtaaagacagagaccctgattccagtgatgtgtcacttactgagctgcttgctgtagttttgataaaaatcactgttttatcaacaggaaattatcactataggactagtaaatctgctgccaggtagtcctccgtaTTCATGAGCTCTATGTAGCCACACccgaccactgattggcagctttctgcctatccacagtgtacacagaaattaaATTAATTGATTGTATTTTTGTTGGGTCTTGTGCCTTGGTGCTTGGGTGGGTGCAACCTAAATAAAGACCCGAGTGCCGGCCAAAAATGCGCAGTTAGAATATTGTCAACAAAAGAGAAACCAAGGATCGGACATCAAAATAAATATTAGGATATCTTTATAGTGAACGCCATCGAGAAAAAAGCAGAACAAATCCACAGACTACAAAAATCTATAAACACATCAACGTGCGCAAAATGACCGATCCAAGTCCCAAGTCATGGACAGAAAGGACAACCAACCCCATACTGACAATAAGAGCAGGAGGGCCCAGGAAAAATGCTCAATAAGTGCAAAAGACTCTAATATCAATGCAATAAAGGACGGAAAGAGAATTAGTAAAGCATTGCAGAAAATGGTCGGCAATACAGCGCCCtcaaaaagtattcacaccccatgAACTTTAACACATTTATTCACGTTACACCAACAAACTGAAATGTTTTTTATTGGGAATTGATGTGAAACCAACACAAGGTAACAAGTGTTTGTGAagagtaaaggaaatgatacacgggttcctaaataataaaaaaatataatctcTAGTAACCACGATATATGAGAAATAATATTATAACATGAAAGATAAaaggaataattattttttaaatatacattAGTAATGGGAAGAGCTAGGATTTTATAGTATGTTGTGTTTTTTATGTATTCTTGGCATATAATTACATCTCTGTGCATGTGGATAAAAAGAATGTATtctgaaatttaaaaaaacagcactgtaAGCCGCCATGAAGTTCTGTGCCGTTCCTCTGGaccctaaactgtcacccatgatgcccacatctcagtgtatagggcagagcagggccaggagccactgcctggcaggagccacctgagggttccgttacctctgacctctggtcacctgcacacgaccaactgccgtttactttcaactgtcggctgaagtgattggaccgaggtctacaggcgggaagagatTACTGAGAATGGCGACTACTGGACGAGGAGAAAAGAGCAAGAAGAGGAGCGAGGAGAATaggaagagagaggagaagaggaagAGAGAAGAGGAGAGTGATACCACTGATGGATTCAGgaagaagagaagagaggagaagagagaggagaagaggaagagagaagagaagaagagAGAGAAGAGGAAGAGAGAAGAGGTGAGTATTACCACTGCTGGTTTCAGGAAGAAGAGGAGAGAGGCCGAAGACAATGGATTGGAGGATGGAGAACCAACACCTGGATGCAGCAGAGACACCGAAACATCCAGCCCCTACGCCAGGCTTGACATGACCAACTTTGCCTTCCATAAAGTCTTGGGTAGAGGAAGCTTTGGGAAAGTaagtttcatattttttttttaacaatctatATTTGTCATTGTATCTCCAtctgttattttctgtagatagataTTCATTGACATCTTCTTCTATGGAATGGCTGACAAAACACACAGACGCTCCCCTGACCCCATGATTATTTCACAAATTGGATCATCTCATCACCATAGTTAGGTTTAGTGCTGCTGTAAACGGGTATTCTGATTCATTGAAGAGCTGATCTCTGGGATTACATCTGTGGGGAGTTGGGGTGACAGTTTGTTTCCATGTACTGGTCCATATATGATGCTATCAGGATACAATATATGCTTTGACCTTTATGTTTTTAAATCAGCTGCACATTCATAGAAGACCAATACTGAACCCCAACCAGCTCCAAATACCATCCAGTGTTTGTCCTATTTATTGCCATATGGTGAtaatggaatacccctttaaggcctcTCCATAGAGCATACGTGGAGGAGACAGTGCATCACGCCAATAGCTTTGCATTGCTCTGCTATAAAGTCCAGGACACCAGCAGACTCACAAACCACTCAGGCCACCCGTTTCTTGTGCAATAGATGAACCAGCTGTTTTCCACCTCCCATACACATTTTCCAACCATAGCTTATTCCTTTCTTCAGGTGGTCCTGACATCAGTCCCCAGCCGAAACATCTATATGGCTGTGAAGATGATCAAGAAAAGGGAGGATAATGAGAACATCATTATGAGAGAGCGGCGGATACTCCTGGCGGCCCGAGACTGCCCATTCCTATGTCACCTGTATGCCGCACACCAGTCTCGGAAGCGTGCGTATTTCATCATGGAATATCTGTCCGGAGGCAGCCTCAAGGCTTTGATTGAGATGTATGGCTCTCTGAACATCGACAATGTAAGGTGAGAAAGAGGAAGAAATACCAAAAAGTGAGAGGAGGGGTGGAAATAAAAGCTGAGGTTGGGATGGAGCTGGGAAAGGACTGGCAGGGAATCTGGCCCAGGCAGGAAGGAGGTTCCAGCAATGACATTGATTCTACACTAtgttctctccatcagattctacacagcagagatcgtatgtggcctccagttcctccacggacacaacatagtccaccggtaagcagaactttcctccttctctctgtcccctttacgTGCTAGTAATATTGCCCCCAACTTTCCTGGGCTCCTGTCTCCCTATTCCACCTGATCTTGCAATGACCCATTTTCCATCTCCTGTATCACTCGGCAGATTTCTTACTCTgatgttttttttaattgcagaGATATTAAGCcggataacatcatgttggatgccgatggccacatccgtatcatcgaccttgggcttgcccaagatggcgtcACCTCCTCCaataacatctctggagagacgggCACTTTCCATTTCATGGCCCCAGAGGTGCTTCGCAAAAGAGGATATGGTACAGCAGTGGATTGGTGGAGCCTGGGGATTGTGGTGTCCCAGATGGCAACAGGACACTCCCCATTTTACACCGGCTCCGTCAGCAAAATGGCTTACAGAGCTATTACCAAAGGAGAGCATGAAATTCCATCTTGGCTTGATGCTGACATGCAAGATCTTATCAAGAAGCTGCTGTGCAAAAAGCCTCAGAAGCGATTGGGTGTGTGCGGGAACATCCgagagcatccattctttaccaccatcggctgggaggatctggaggaaaggagagccAAGCCGCCATTCATaccattcaggccagttctggagaaACATCTTATGCAGTGGCCAGAGGAAAAGAAAGCCCTTAACCCCATGGCCGGCTTCAATTATGTGTCACCCAGCTGGGCCCGGTAAGATCATCCTTCTCGGAGAATAAATCCCATCAAATGTCCTTCTCAGCTTGTGGCCATTATCACCGTCCTTGTCTTCTCCCAGTGTTTCTGCCAATCACCGTGTCTCTGTTATTCTTAGGTTGATGAGAAGATCTGGGCTGTGAAACCTTCCAAGACCATCAGGTGAGTGGCCGCTGTACACACAGGACACCGATTATACCCATACATCATATCTGATGTTTCATAGGGGAATGGTTCATTATGATGACCATTCCTCTATGATAACAgaagtgtaaggaggttgctttccctgctccttacatggacccacttagtcagacagatgggttgttggggggaagactttctgccctgggcacaagggaccatgtgactgctggagaCAGAgaagaagagagaggggtgtggtcagaaaagagcgggagagcagagtgcGCGAGACAGAagggacagcgcgccagagagagagcaggctacagcg contains:
- the LOC143768603 gene encoding protein kinase C delta type-like, whose protein sequence is MATTGRGEKSKKRSEENRKREEKRKREEESDTTDGFRKKRREEKREEKRKREEKKREKRKREEVSITTAGFRKKRREAEDNGLEDGEPTPGCSRDTETSSPYARLDMTNFAFHKVLGRGSFGKVVLTSVPSRNIYMAVKMIKKREDNENIIMRERRILLAARDCPFLCHLYAAHQSRKRAYFIMEYLSGGSLKALIEMYGSLNIDNVRFYTAEIVCGLQFLHGHNIVHRDIKPDNIMLDADGHIRIIDLGLAQDGVTSSNNISGETGTFHFMAPEVLRKRGYGTAVDWWSLGIVVSQMATGHSPFYTGSVSKMAYRAITKGEHEIPSWLDADMQDLIKKLLCKKPQKRLGVCGNIREHPFFTTIGWEDLEERRAKPPFIPFRPVLEKHLMQWPEEKKALNPMAGFNYVSPSWARLMRRSGL